Proteins encoded together in one Benincasa hispida cultivar B227 chromosome 1, ASM972705v1, whole genome shotgun sequence window:
- the LOC120082173 gene encoding transcription factor 25 codes for MSARLLKKVLKEQEELLQHYSQSSTTEDEQDPGPSSPAASSINPFDLLIDDEDDSQISPQQDNDQEAVDEISVDMHKQFVRNGTKSAISTSNKKLKKKKKKKERENSSSTTDKILDKPLDVLLESLSLDTIPSALSSLQGPEKAKNGAEERNCGKQRMPSLLEVDPKYLNAGNELRRIFGSKVVKSFEKNNQASSSRQVRGGRRVNHLSRKTYLVSPSDHWPRWDGSLSMEFLETRNGYHYFRYVHPPSYVEAQKAYEAARSIHDLNGIASILLHHPYHLDSLITMAEYFKFAGDHEMSSDAVAKSLYALECAWHPMFTVFQGNCQLKIRHETNKPMFTLLFTHVKNLDRRGCHRSALEVCKLLLSLDSDDPMGALFFIDYLSLRAQEYTWLERFGESYKNDTSLWLFPNFSFSLSICRFYLEREEPSKVDNLDATRANSSDLLKQALMLHPLVLKRIVEKVPLKEQFWVHILKHSFFLPDQTGIPSLDHLINLYVERNYIIWRIPDLQKFLRETAQLVIEALETDQNDAKDWACVRKEAFSSEKNEYAHLLVSDFSDSLSTAPPEALQDFVVDPRMRNVQNIIQHANPPDRQQPTQEIANRSALAVLFESMLPWVNYGDERDVGVDEGNQFDEHDDH; via the exons GACAATGACCAGGAGGCAGTTGACGAAATCTCCGTGGACATGCATAAGCAGTTTGTGCGCAATGGTACTAAAAGTGCAATATCAAcctcaaataaaaaattgaagaaaaagaaaaagaagaaggagcGTGAGAATTCTTCTTCCACCACAGATAAAATCCTTGATAAACCCTTGGATGTGCTCCTAGAATCTCTGTCTCTGGATACTATCCCCTCTGCTTTAAGCAGCCTACAGGGCCCTGAGAAAGCCAAAAATGGTGCAGAAGAAAGGAATTGTGGAAAACAACGTATGCCTTCATTATTAGAGGTGGATCCTAAATATTTAAATGCCGGGAATGAACTGCGAAGAATATTTGGTTCTAAGGTAgtaaaatcatttgaaaaaaataatcagGCCAGTAGTTCTAGACAAGTACGTGGGGGAAGACGTGTCAACCATCTTTCTAGGAAGACCTATCTTGTTAGTCCATCAGACCATTGGCCTCGTTGGGATGGTTCTCTTTCCATGGAGTTTTTGGAGACAAGGAATGGATATCACTACTTCAG ATATGTACACCCGCCATCCTATGTTGAAGCTCAGAAAGCATATGAAGCCGCCAGATCTATTCATGATCTCAATGGCATTGCCAGTATCCTGTTGCACCACCCATATCACTTGGATTCACTTATAACGATGGCAGAGTATTTTAAATTTGCGGGTGACCATGAAATGTCCTCTGATGCAGTTGCAAAGAGTTTATATGCCTTGGAATGTGCATGGCACCCTATGTTTACTGTCTTTCAGGGTAATTGTCAATTGAAGATCAGGCATGAAACGAACAAGCCAATGTTTACATTGCTTTTCACCCACGTAAAAAACTTGGATAGGCGTGGTTGTCATCGATCCGCCTTAGAAGTTTGCAAACTCCTACTTTCACTGGATTCTGATGACCCAATGGGGGCTCTTTTCTTCATTGATTACTTATCTTTGAGGGCACAGGAATACACCTGGCTGGAAAGGTTTGGTGAGAGCTACAAAAATGATACTTCTCTGTGGTTATTCCCAAACTTCTCATTCTCCCTTTCCATATGTCGATTTTATCTTGAGCGTGAAGAACCCTCAAAGGTTGATAATCTGGATGCTACGAGGGCTAATTCATCAGATCTTCTGAAGCAGGCGTTAATGCTTCACCCTTTGGTCTTAAAGAGAATAGTGGAAAAGGTCCCACTGAAGGAGCAGTTTTGGGTGCATATACTCAAGCATTCCTTCTTCCTGCCCGATCAGACAGGAATTCCATCATTGGATCACCTCATTAATTTGTACGTCGAGAGGAATTACATTATATGGAGAATCCCAGATCTGCAGAAGTTTCTCAGAGAGACTGCACAATTGGTAATCGAAGCATTGGAAACTGATCAAAACGATGCTAAAGACTGGGCTTGTGTGAGAAAAGAAGCATTCTCATCTGAGAAAAATGA GTATGCACATTTATTGGTCTCGGATTTCTCTGATTCACTATCAACGGCCCCTCCTGAAGCATTGCAAGATTTTGTGGTTGATCCAAGGATGAGGAACGTGCAGAACATAATTCAACATGCCAATCCTCCTGATCGACAGCAACCTACCCAGGAAATTGCAAATAGGAGTGCATTGGCTGTCCTGTTTGAATCAATGCTACCTTGGGTTAACTATGGGGATGAAAGAGATGTAGGTGTTGATGAAGGTAACCAGTTTGATGAGCATGATGACCATTAA
- the LOC120082182 gene encoding uncharacterized protein C594.04c — MAIGCGSKGSNLKNGVIALLVPLPSILFYLCFLSNCGDGNCSGSGLWKWCYHHPLLLVNALFFLNVNLVFWLISHVLSSHWMIDLYWTLIPVMLVHYFASHPLAEYNELRSWAAVALTWIWSIRLSHNYLRREGWQLGAREDWRFTDMRRQYGKNWWWVSFFAVYLSQQVFLMGVCLPLYVVHSVEEGLKLWDLVAIFVCGSGIGMAYFADTQLHEFVSRNRKLKISGKSMVPNLQEGLWRYCRHPNYFGEQLWWWGLGILGWGLGQGWCLAGSLLNTMCLAYVTKLVEDRMVKQHYRAEAYRQYQKTTSVWIPWFRTSLHHKE; from the exons ATGGCCATAGGTTGCGGCTCAAAAGGGAGTAATCTGAAGAATGGTGTCATAGCATTACTGGTTCCGCTTCCCTCCATTCTGTTTTACCTCTGTTTCCTCAGCAACTGTGGTGACGGTAATTGTAGCGGTAGTGGTCTCTGGAAATGGTGCTATCACCATCCTCTTTTGTTGGTGAATGCACTCTTCTTTCTCAATGTCAACCTTGTCTTCTGGCTCATCAGCCATGTCCTGTCCAGTCACTGG ATGATCGACCTGTACTGGACTTTGATACCCGTGATGCTGGTTCACTATTTTGCTTCTCACCCTTTAGCTGAGTATAATGAGTTGAGGTCGTGGGCGGCAGTTGCTTTGACTTGGATATGGAGCATAAGGCTTTCCCACAACTACTTGAGGCGGGAGGGATGGCAGTTGGGAGCCAGAGAGGACTGGAGGTTCACAGATATGCGGCGACAGTACGGAAAGAATTGGTGGTGGGTTTCTTTCTTCGCCGTCTACCTTTCACAGCAG GTATTTCTGATGGGCGTATGCCTGCCTCTGTACGTTGTCCACTCAGTCGAGGAAGGATTGAAGTTGTGGGATTTGGTAGCTATCTTTGTGTGTGGTTCTGGAATTGGGATGGCCTACTTTGCGGACACCCAGCTGCATGAATTCGTGAGCAGGAACAGGAAGCTGAAAATAAGTGGAAAATCGATGGTGCCCAATCTTCAGGAGGGATTGTGGCGTTACTGTCGACACCCAAACTACTTTGGAGAGCAGTTGTGGTGGTGGGGGCTTGGGATATTGGGTTGGGGTTTAGGTCAGGGATGGTGCCTTGCAGGATCGCTGCTCAACACTATGTGCTTAGCTTATGTAACCAAATTGGTTGAAGACCGAATGGTGAAGCAACACTACAGAGCAGAAGCTTACAGGCAATATCAGAAGACTACATCAGTGTGGATACCTTGGTTCAGGACATCACTTCATCACAAGGAATAG